From Pseudanabaena sp. PCC 6802, one genomic window encodes:
- a CDS encoding chlorophyll a/b-binding protein, translated as MPRSAFTKNEQGIMNNWAIEPKMYVDQGEERFGLTEYAEVVNGRLAMVGIVGLIVLEFITGKGFLALLGF; from the coding sequence ATGCCACGCTCTGCTTTTACCAAAAACGAACAAGGAATCATGAACAACTGGGCGATCGAGCCTAAGATGTATGTCGATCAGGGAGAAGAGCGGTTTGGCCTGACCGAATATGCGGAAGTAGTTAACGGTCGCCTAGCAATGGTAGGCATAGTTGGCTTGATTGTATTGGAATTTATTACAGGCAAAGGTTTTTTAGCTCTGCTCGGTTTCTAA